A genomic segment from Sparus aurata chromosome 20, fSpaAur1.1, whole genome shotgun sequence encodes:
- the LOC115571535 gene encoding oocyte zinc finger protein XlCOF6.1-like, whose product MRAHTGEKPCSAVSVFPEWSQEESETPEIKEEQKGEQLQEADITRFPFTAVTAMTEDDKEKPKYSQLCECQTWENIKTESSASSLTTKIKTETNGKDCGGCEPARKRDPVSYGDWQEPLSDSELRVETAEKPFGCDICGKRFTQQKSLKSHMRTHKGEKPFVCDHCGKRFTVQSKLKRHMRGHTGEKPFGCDVCGKRFTQQEHLKTHMRTHTGEKPFGCNVCGRSFITEECLKRHMRTHTGEKPFGCNVCSKTFVQQGHLKLHIRIHTGEKPFGCNVCKKRFNLKAALNRHIRTHTGEKPLGCDICGKRFAQQKHLKRHVRGHTGEKPFGCDVCSKRFTHQEYLKIHMRTHTGEKPFDCNVCGRSFAREEFLKRHMRTHTGEKPFGCNVCEKRFKHKPFPKHEIDTQVRPVDTIPD is encoded by the exons ATGAGagcacacacaggagagaaaccatgtTCTGCTGTTTCAgtgttccctgaatggagccAGGAGGAGTCAGAGACCCCAGAAATAAAAGAGGAACAGAAGggagagcagctgcaggaggctgATATCACCAGATTCCCATTCACCGCTGTCACTGCGATGACTGAAGATGATAAGGAGAAACCAAAGTATTCACAGCTTTGTGAATGCCAAACTTGGGAAAACATAAAGACAGAGTCTTCAGCCAGCAGCTTAACaacaaagataaaaacagaaactaatGGAAAGGACTGTGGAGGATGTGAACCTGCCAGGAAGCGGGATCCAGTCAGTTATGGTGATTGGCAAGAACCATTGTCAGATTCTGAGTTAAGGGTTGAAACAGCAGAGAAACCTTTTGGTTGTGATATCTGTGGGAAAAGATTTACACAACAGAAATCTCTGAAGTCACACATGAGAACCCATaaaggagagaaaccatttgtcTGTGACCATTGTGGAAAaagatttacagtacagagtaaactgaagagacacatgagaggtcacacaggagaaaaaccaTTTGGCTGTGATgtttgtggtaaaagatttacacaacaagaacatttaaagacacacatgagaacacacacaggagagaaaccatttggctGCAATGTTTGTGGAAGAAGTTTTATAACAGAGGAATGtctgaagagacacatgagaacccacacaggtgagaaaccatttGGCTGTAATGTTTGTAGTAAAACATTTGTACAACAAGGACATTTGAAGTTACACATCAGAatacacacaggagagaaaccatttggctGCAATGTTTGCAAGAAAAGATTTAATCTAAAGGCAGCTCTTAACAGACACATCAGAacccacacaggagagaaaccactTGGTTGTGATATTTGTGGGAAAAGATTTGCGCAACAGAAACATCTGAAGAGACACGTGAGAggtcacacaggagaaaaaccaTTTGGCTGTGATGTTTGTAGTAAAAGATTTACACATCAAGAGTATTTAAAGATAcacatgagaacacacacaggagagaaaccatttgacTGCAATGTTTGTGGAAGAAGTTTTGCAAGAGAGGAATTTCTAAAAAgacac atgagaacacacacaggagagaaaccatttggctGCAATGTTTGtgagaaaagatttaaacataA ACCCTTCCCAAAGCACGAGATTGACACTCAGGTGCGACCAGTTGACACCATACCAGACTAG